The Candidatus Woesearchaeota archaeon genome includes a region encoding these proteins:
- a CDS encoding mechanosensitive ion channel family protein — protein sequence MNLTNFFNENFIITYAKYIKGVLFFLIFISVSWIAITILKRILGRHVFRPNSEHLKRMGTFLLLGMLLYATKIALLSIFPERKILLGVESLAIFLLSIGVVNMIDGLISRMTRNVKIADFRESTIVLSKRISEIIVWFICFTLILKIWGIEIGPLLAGFGIAGITMGLALQTTLTDLFSGLAMTLDRTFRIGNVVQIGDVFGEVYEITFRSVKIKTYANEIVAISNSKAASNNVINYSKLKPRRVTILMRIAYGSDVNKMKKVCLETVRKVAEELKRENKSQDVILNEPSPAVFLTDLSDYSLNFKVFAWVNEQSFVFENEEKLKTALYNAVNSAEGISFALPTQIIRMKEKI from the coding sequence GTGAATCTTACAAATTTTTTCAATGAAAATTTTATTATCACATACGCTAAATACATAAAAGGCGTTCTTTTCTTCCTTATTTTCATAAGCGTCAGCTGGATTGCAATTACAATCCTGAAAAGGATACTTGGGAGGCATGTTTTCCGCCCTAATTCTGAGCATCTTAAGAGAATGGGGACATTCCTTCTTTTGGGAATGCTGCTCTATGCAACAAAGATTGCTCTCCTGTCAATATTCCCCGAGAGGAAGATTCTTCTGGGAGTTGAATCGCTTGCAATATTCCTGCTTTCAATTGGCGTAGTCAACATGATTGACGGGCTTATCTCCAGGATGACAAGGAATGTGAAGATTGCTGATTTCCGCGAATCAACAATAGTCCTTTCAAAAAGGATCAGCGAGATTATTGTCTGGTTCATATGCTTCACTCTAATTCTCAAAATTTGGGGTATTGAGATAGGGCCGTTGCTTGCAGGGTTTGGAATAGCAGGAATAACTATGGGGCTTGCCCTCCAGACAACCCTGACAGACCTCTTCAGCGGGCTTGCAATGACTCTGGACAGGACTTTCAGGATTGGAAATGTCGTCCAGATAGGAGATGTTTTCGGCGAGGTTTATGAAATAACCTTTAGGTCAGTCAAGATAAAGACATATGCGAATGAAATTGTCGCAATCTCAAATTCAAAGGCAGCCTCAAACAATGTTATAAACTACTCAAAGCTAAAGCCGAGAAGAGTAACAATCCTTATGAGGATTGCCTACGGCTCTGATGTTAATAAAATGAAGAAGGTGTGCCTTGAAACAGTAAGGAAAGTTGCTGAGGAGCTAAAGCGCGAGAACAAGAGCCAGGATGTAATCCTTAATGAGCCATCTCCCGCAGTATTTCTCACTGATTTATCAGATTACAGCCTGAACTTCAAGGTTTTCGCATGGGTGAATGAGCAGTCATTTGTTTTTGAAAATGAGGAGAAGCTTAAGACAGCATTGTACAACGCAGTTAATTCTGCTGAGGGGATAAGCTTTGCCCTTCCAACCCAGATTATCAGGATGAAGGAGAAAATTTAG